A genomic segment from Cyprinus carpio isolate SPL01 unplaced genomic scaffold, ASM1834038v1 S000006696, whole genome shotgun sequence encodes:
- the LOC109108778 gene encoding NF-kappa-B-activating protein-like isoform X1, giving the protein MPELDVKYSGSASPKRRRRSRSPDHGLKNHKHEHEDDHKARYNDKERNRNRFRVENSRSRSRSRERDRLNWSDQRDRDHGFGSRSDYYEKRDDAQRQRQDAFIARRLQERERIGELGCPEVWGYSPRVREPDSDEHTPVEEDVKNSSSDSSSQEEKKKKKKKKKKSKKRKNRKHSEDSESESEEEMKKKKRKKKSKKKKSKKKKAKKNHKESSSSSSEHSEEEKEDVNEISWVEKAGVGEHVVGPEAPLTHLSQDDKPLDFGHALLPGEGAAMAEFVKAGKRIPRRGEIGLTSDEIVEFEKCGYVMSGSRHRRMEAVRLRKENQIYSADEKRALASFNQEERRKRESKILSSFREMVYRKTKGKDEK; this is encoded by the exons ATGCCCGAGCTGGACGTAAAATATTCCGGTTCTGCGAGCCCGAAGAGACGCCGACGCAGCCGCTCACCGGACCACGGGCTGAAGAACCACAAACACGAGCACGAAGACGATCACAAAGCGAGATACAACGACAAAGAGAGGAACAGAAACCGGTTCCGAGTAGAGAATTCCCGCAGTCGCTCCAGGTCAAGAGAAAGAGATCGATTAAATTGGTCAGATCAGAGAGACAGAGATCACGGCTTCGGATCGAGATCCGATTACTACGAGAAGAGAGATGATGCCCAACGACAGAGACAAGACGCCTTCATCGCGAG GCGTCTGCAGGAACGTGAGAGAATTGGTGAACTGGGATGTCCTGAGGTCTGGGGATATTCTCCAAGAGTCAGAGAACCTGA CTCAGACGAGCACACTCCTGTAGAAGAGGACGTGAAGAACAGCAGCTCTGATTCAAGTTCACAGG aggaaaagaagaaaaagaaaaaaaagaagaagaaatcaaaGAAGAGAAAGAACAGGAAGCACTCAGAGGACAGTGAGTCCGAAAGTGAAG AAgagatgaaaaagaagaaaagaaagaagaaaagtaaAAA GAAGAAATCAAAGAAGAAGAAGGCGAAGAAGAATCACAAGGAGTCCAGTAGCTCTAGCAGTGAACATTCGGAGGAAGAAAAAGAGGATGTCAATGAAATCTCATGGGTGGAGAAAGCTGGTGTTGGAGAACATGTTGTTGGACCTGAAGCTCCTCTCACGCACCTGTCCCAAGATGACAAACCTTTGGA TTTTGGCCACGCTTTGCTACCAGGTGAAGGTGCGGCCATGGCAGAGTTTGTCAAAGCAGGAAAGCGTATTCCAAGAAGAGGTGAAATAGGTTTGACAAGTGACGAGATTGTGGAGTTTGAGAAATGTGGTTATGTCATGAGTGGAAGCAG ACATCGGCGTATGGAGGCTGTGCGTCTGAGAAAGGAAAACCAGATCTACAGTGCTGATGAGAAGAGAGCTCTTGCTTCCTTTAACCAAGAGGAAAGAAGAAAGAGGGAAAGCAAAATCCTTTCCAGCTTCAGGGAAATGGTGTACAGAAAAACCAAAGGCAAAGACGAGAAGTAG
- the LOC109108778 gene encoding NF-kappa-B-activating protein-like isoform X2, whose product MPELDVKYSGSASPKRRRRSRSPDHGLKNHKHEHEDDHKARYNDKERNRNRFRVENSRSRSRSRERDRLNWSDQRDRDHGFGSRSDYYEKRDDAQRQRQDAFIARRLQERERIGELGCPEVWGYSPRVREPDSDEHTPVEEDVKNSSSDSSSQEEKKKKKKKKKKSKKRKNRKHSEDSESESEEMKKKKRKKKSKKKKSKKKKAKKNHKESSSSSSEHSEEEKEDVNEISWVEKAGVGEHVVGPEAPLTHLSQDDKPLDFGHALLPGEGAAMAEFVKAGKRIPRRGEIGLTSDEIVEFEKCGYVMSGSRHRRMEAVRLRKENQIYSADEKRALASFNQEERRKRESKILSSFREMVYRKTKGKDEK is encoded by the exons ATGCCCGAGCTGGACGTAAAATATTCCGGTTCTGCGAGCCCGAAGAGACGCCGACGCAGCCGCTCACCGGACCACGGGCTGAAGAACCACAAACACGAGCACGAAGACGATCACAAAGCGAGATACAACGACAAAGAGAGGAACAGAAACCGGTTCCGAGTAGAGAATTCCCGCAGTCGCTCCAGGTCAAGAGAAAGAGATCGATTAAATTGGTCAGATCAGAGAGACAGAGATCACGGCTTCGGATCGAGATCCGATTACTACGAGAAGAGAGATGATGCCCAACGACAGAGACAAGACGCCTTCATCGCGAG GCGTCTGCAGGAACGTGAGAGAATTGGTGAACTGGGATGTCCTGAGGTCTGGGGATATTCTCCAAGAGTCAGAGAACCTGA CTCAGACGAGCACACTCCTGTAGAAGAGGACGTGAAGAACAGCAGCTCTGATTCAAGTTCACAGG aggaaaagaagaaaaagaaaaaaaagaagaagaaatcaaaGAAGAGAAAGAACAGGAAGCACTCAGAGGACAGTGAGTCCGAAAGTGAAG agatgaaaaagaagaaaagaaagaagaaaagtaaAAA GAAGAAATCAAAGAAGAAGAAGGCGAAGAAGAATCACAAGGAGTCCAGTAGCTCTAGCAGTGAACATTCGGAGGAAGAAAAAGAGGATGTCAATGAAATCTCATGGGTGGAGAAAGCTGGTGTTGGAGAACATGTTGTTGGACCTGAAGCTCCTCTCACGCACCTGTCCCAAGATGACAAACCTTTGGA TTTTGGCCACGCTTTGCTACCAGGTGAAGGTGCGGCCATGGCAGAGTTTGTCAAAGCAGGAAAGCGTATTCCAAGAAGAGGTGAAATAGGTTTGACAAGTGACGAGATTGTGGAGTTTGAGAAATGTGGTTATGTCATGAGTGGAAGCAG ACATCGGCGTATGGAGGCTGTGCGTCTGAGAAAGGAAAACCAGATCTACAGTGCTGATGAGAAGAGAGCTCTTGCTTCCTTTAACCAAGAGGAAAGAAGAAAGAGGGAAAGCAAAATCCTTTCCAGCTTCAGGGAAATGGTGTACAGAAAAACCAAAGGCAAAGACGAGAAGTAG
- the LOC109108779 gene encoding NADH dehydrogenase [ubiquinone] 1 alpha subcomplex subunit 1-like, whose protein sequence is MWYEILPGFAIMTVCLMIPGIATAQIQKFTNGGKEKRIVRVPYHWYLVERDRRVSGTGAHYHAKGLENIK, encoded by the exons ATGTGGTATGAGATATTGCCCGGCTTTGCTATTATGACAGTTTGTCTGATGATTCCTGGCATCGCAACTGCTCAAATCCAGAAGTTCACAAACGGTGGAAAG GAAAAGAGGATCGTACGGGTTCCCTATCACTGGTATCTGGTGGAGAGAGATAGAAGAGTGTCTGGAACTGGTGCACATTACCATGCAAAG GGGCTTGAAAACATCAAATGA
- the LOC109108781 gene encoding LOW QUALITY PROTEIN: regulator of nonsense transcripts 3B-like (The sequence of the model RefSeq protein was modified relative to this genomic sequence to represent the inferred CDS: inserted 1 base in 1 codon), translating to MKEDKENTRPREKKVEIKCDENEKPNKEKKEALTKIVIRRLPPSLTKEDLVEQLQPLPELDYLEFFSSDTSLFPHLFARXYLNFKNQDDVILFRDRFDGYVFIDNRGQEYPAIVEFAPFQKTAKKRSKKKDAKSGTIEDDADYKKFLEFYNGDEEKFPSNPETLLEEIEAKTKELSGKKTTPLLDFLKNKQRIREEKKEERRRRELERKRLRDEERRKWREEDRRKRKEAEKFKKGEKASDKDKDQPKDEQPKIKLLKKTEKADDGETEKPKDKAKKQDREKLKEDRPPGGGDTKKRQNGEHREEKGGKSEDSGHKNYRDRDVDRERDRDRERERRQKEKERIRRQDEERRKRERQDRENTYRKRDEEGKKDKERVWEKRKNENRDGESSVNAHPEKPSKDSRKEDNAKKDRLRNKDRPAIQLYQPGARSRNRGGGGTGGDGQAAEKRAERESKNTQEKAAE from the exons ATGAAGGAGGACAAGGAAAACACGCGTCCCAGAGAAAAgaaagtggaaataaaatgtgATGAAAATGAAAAGCCAAATAAAGAGAAGAAGGAGGCTTTGACAAAG ATTGTGATCCGACGTCTCCCTCCAAGTCTAACTAAAGAAGATTTAGTGGAACAGCTGCAGCCTCTTCCAGAGCTGGATTACCTGGAGTTTTTCTCTAGCGATACTAG tCTTTTCCCTCATCTGTTTGCAA CGTATCTGAATTTCAAAAATCAAGATGACGTAATTCTCTTCAGAGATCGGTTTGATGGCTATGTCTTCATTGATAATCgag GTCAAGAATATCCAGCAATTGTTGAGTTTGCACCATTCCAGAAAACCGCTAAGAAAAGGAGCAAGAAGAAGGATGCCAAAAGTGGAACAATTGAAGACG ATGCTGATTACAAAAAATTTTTGGAGTTCTACAATGGTGATGAGGAAAAATTTCCTTCCAACCCTGAGACTTTACTTGAGGAAATAGAGGCCAAGACTAAGGAACTTAGTG GTAAAAAAACCACACCTCTGTTGGACTTCCTTAAGAATAAACAG AGGAttagagaagagaagaaagaagagaggaGACGGAGAGAACTAGAACGTAAACGCCTGCGAGATGAAGAAAGACGTAAGTGGAGAGAGGAGgacaggagaaaaagaaaagaggcagagaaatttaaaaaaggagaaaaggCATCTGATAAGGATAAGGACCAACCTAAAGATGAACAGCCAAAAATTAAG CTCttgaaaaaaacagagaaagcaGATGATGGTGAGACTGAGAAGCCAAAGGACAAGGCCAAGAAACAAGACAGAGAGAAACTAAAGGAAGATCGACCTCCTGGAGGAGGAGACACAAAGAAGCGGCAGAATGGTGAACACAGAGAGGAGAAAGGGGGAAA GTCAGAGGATAGTGGGCATAAAAATTACAGAGATCGTGATGTGGACCGAGAGCGAGAccgtgacagagagagagagcgaagacagaaagaaaaagaacgtATCAGAAGGCAGGATGAAGAACGGAGGAAAAGGGAACGTCAGGATAGAGAAAACACCTACAGAAAGAGAGACGAAGAGGGGAAGAAGGACAAGGAGCGTGTTTGggagaaaagaaagaatgaaaacagAGATGGAGAGTCCTCCGTTAATGCTCATCCTGAAAAGCCATCAAAGGACAGCAGAAAAGAAGACAATGCCAAAAAAGACCGTCTGAGAAATAAG GATCGGCCTGCAATTCAGCTGTACCAGCCCGGGGCGAGGAGCCGTAACCGGGGCGGAGGAGGAACAGGAGGAGATGGACAGGCAGCGGAGAAGAGGGCTGAGCGGGAGTCCAAGAACACTCAAGAGAAAGCTGCTGAGTGA
- the LOC109108780 gene encoding 60S ribosomal protein L39, whose product MASHKTFRIKRFLAKKQKQNRPIPQWIRMKTGNKIRYNSKRRHWRRTKLGL is encoded by the exons ATG GCGTCGCATAAGACCTTCAGAATCAAACGCTTCCTCGCCAAGAAGCAGAAGCAGAACAGGCCGATCCCACAGTGGATTAGGATGAAAACTGGCAACAAGATCAG ATACAACTCCAAGAGGAGACACTGGAGAAGGACCAAGCTGGGCTTGTAA